The following are from one region of the Nicotiana tabacum cultivar K326 chromosome 3, ASM71507v2, whole genome shotgun sequence genome:
- the LOC107777149 gene encoding uncharacterized protein LOC107777149 — MDETFIQRKCTAAVVGSMVIPKYCDPKTIYTPKDIQTDMLSEHRVNLSYMQAWRAKEKVLHFLRGNPAYSYNKLPKYFYILEETYPGSVVKLKKTADECFLYAFVALCTSISGWQHCRLVVVVDGTFLKSVYMGIMLTASTMDAAGTILPLAYAVVDSENDASWKWFFEKFKQAYGERPSMCVVSDRNESILKATSIVYPGMTHYSCMWHIWTNIRSKFKKGHLQLYELYFATARSYTLDEFNERMSKIEEVRA, encoded by the exons ATGGATGAAACATTCATACAGCGCAAATGTACTGCAGCTGTAGTTGGTAGCATGGTCATTCCAAAGTATTGTGATCCTAAGACTATTTATACACCAAAGGACATACAAACTGACATGTTATCTGAACACAGAGTGAACCTAAGCTACATGCAAGcatggagagcaaaggaaaaggTTTTACATTTTTTGAGAGGGAATCCGGCTTACTCCTACAACaaattacccaaatatttttatattcttgagGAGACTTATCCTGGTTCGGTTGTTAAATTGAAGAAGACAGCAGATGAATGCTTCTTATACGCATTTGTTGCTCTTTGTACATCAATAAGTGGTTGGCAACATTGTAGGCTAGTAGTAGTGGTTGATGGGACATTCTTAAAGTCAGTCTACATGGGGATTATGCTGACAGCAAGCACCATGGATGCAGCAG GTACAATATTGCCCTTGGCATATGCTGTGGTTGATTCTGAAAATGACGCATCTTGGAAGTGGTTCTTTGAGAAATTCAAGCAGGCATATGGTGAAAGACCTTCAATGTGTGTTGTTTCAGATAGGAATGAGAGTATACTGAAGGCAACATCAATTGTCTATCCGGGCATGACACACTACtcttgcatgtggcatatttggacaaatataaggTCAAAATTCAAGAAGGGTCATCTACAATTATATGAATTGTACTTTGCTACAGCACGATCATACACTctggatgaatttaatgaaaggatgTCGAAGATTGAAGAG GTGAGGGCTTAA